A stretch of Actinomycetota bacterium DNA encodes these proteins:
- the nadD gene encoding nicotinate-nucleotide adenylyltransferase produces MNRGKKKKLSIGVMGGTFNPIHHGHLVTAQEALEQFKLDKVIFMPSGQPPHKMDEEIIPAEERYLMAVIATASNPRFIVSRLEIERKGPSYTIDTIKELRKIYGEDTEIFFITGADAILEILTWRDAEKLYDLCSFIAATRPGYCLEKFKEIHVIPEGKKEKRKPKVYFMEIPALAISSTDIRRRVREGMPIKYLVPEGVASYIQKHGFYKIPRKEP; encoded by the coding sequence TTCAACCCTATCCATCACGGGCATCTGGTCACGGCTCAGGAAGCTCTCGAGCAGTTTAAATTGGATAAGGTCATCTTCATGCCCTCCGGTCAGCCTCCTCACAAGATGGACGAGGAGATAATCCCCGCGGAGGAAAGATATTTAATGGCGGTCATTGCCACCGCCTCGAATCCGCGCTTCATTGTATCCAGGTTGGAAATCGAGAGGAAGGGTCCTTCCTATACCATCGATACCATCAAGGAGTTAAGGAAGATTTATGGGGAGGATACCGAGATCTTCTTCATAACCGGAGCCGATGCCATCCTGGAGATATTGACTTGGAGAGATGCGGAGAAACTTTACGATCTGTGTAGCTTCATCGCCGCCACCCGTCCTGGTTATTGTCTCGAAAAATTCAAGGAGATACACGTAATTCCTGAGGGAAAGAAGGAGAAGAGAAAGCCCAAAGTCTATTTCATGGAAATTCCCGCCCTGGCTATCTCCTCTACGGATATCCGCAGAAGGGTCAGAGAAGGGATGCCGATAAAATACCTCGTCCCTGAGGGAGTAGCCAGCTACATCCAAAAGCACGGATTTTATAAGATTCCTCGAAAGGAGCCGTAA
- a CDS encoding LCP family protein → MSIGYRSRRKSEESMGYRTRQRLLRRRWRRRQIKIALGIFLSLAMISFGVLFWLKGPAILSFLFRGKEKVRISPLPKPVRVTFLIIGAQKTDSGEQALGLILMSYDSKKKRISGFSIPSETFVDIPGHGFEKISEALTSGIPILSATVGNFLGISADHYLKLDHLDFERIVKSGRLNKAFDKVKESDLNQMDCSRWSKILAKVPRSEINIVPLPVKPISVGQETYYEPQKDEIEHLVKVLFGREKKKRAVRVIVLNGCGEQGVAGEVAQRLIENGYKVVQTKNAESFDFKKTQIIIYRGDKSSAERVKDLLGVGVIVSKKLPQDLADMAIIVGKDYNQHPE, encoded by the coding sequence ATGTCCATAGGTTACAGAAGCAGAAGGAAATCCGAGGAATCCATGGGCTACAGGACGCGCCAGAGGCTTTTGAGACGCCGGTGGAGAAGACGGCAGATCAAGATAGCCCTTGGAATTTTCCTCTCCCTCGCTATGATTTCCTTTGGAGTTCTTTTCTGGCTAAAGGGTCCCGCCATTTTATCCTTTTTATTCCGAGGGAAAGAAAAAGTTCGGATATCTCCCTTGCCCAAACCCGTGAGGGTCACCTTTCTCATCATTGGGGCGCAAAAGACCGATTCTGGGGAGCAGGCTCTCGGTTTGATATTGATGTCCTACGATTCAAAGAAAAAGAGAATAAGCGGTTTTTCCATCCCATCTGAGACCTTCGTTGATATCCCCGGTCATGGTTTTGAGAAGATATCTGAGGCTTTGACCTCTGGAATCCCCATCCTTTCGGCCACTGTCGGGAATTTCCTGGGCATAAGTGCCGATCACTATCTGAAATTGGACCATCTGGATTTTGAGAGGATTGTAAAGTCGGGGAGACTTAACAAGGCCTTCGACAAGGTAAAGGAGAGCGATTTAAATCAAATGGATTGTTCGAGGTGGTCCAAGATTTTGGCTAAGGTCCCGCGCTCCGAGATAAACATAGTTCCCCTTCCCGTGAAACCGATCTCCGTGGGTCAGGAAACCTACTATGAGCCCCAGAAGGATGAAATAGAGCATCTGGTGAAGGTACTCTTTGGAAGGGAGAAGAAAAAGAGAGCGGTAAGGGTCATAGTCCTCAATGGATGCGGAGAACAGGGGGTCGCCGGTGAGGTGGCTCAGAGGTTGATTGAGAACGGGTATAAGGTCGTTCAGACCAAGAACGCCGAGAGCTTTGACTTCAAGAAAACCCAGATAATAATCTATCGAGGGGATAAAAGTTCCGCGGAGAGGGTAAAAGATTTGCTCGGTGTCGGGGTCATTGTATCCAAAAAGCTCCCGCAGGATCTCGCGGATATGGCCATAATCGTGGGCAAAGATTACAACCAGCACCCCGAATAA
- the rsfS gene encoding ribosome silencing factor, giving the protein MPLKARELARLIARAAAEKKAEDIIVLDIGKLLIITDYFVICSGKTTRHVKTIFENIQRKLGEEAVRPLGVEGQSEAYWILLDCGDVVAHIFTERERDYYQLERLWKDAPQLNWDESLKKKRPKSTT; this is encoded by the coding sequence ATGCCTTTGAAAGCCAGGGAGTTAGCGAGACTTATCGCAAGAGCGGCTGCAGAGAAAAAGGCCGAGGATATCATCGTTTTAGACATCGGCAAGCTCCTGATAATCACGGACTATTTCGTCATATGTAGTGGGAAAACCACGCGCCACGTGAAGACCATCTTCGAAAATATCCAGAGGAAATTGGGTGAGGAAGCGGTAAGACCCCTGGGAGTGGAGGGACAGAGCGAAGCCTACTGGATACTTTTGGACTGCGGCGATGTCGTCGCCCATATCTTCACCGAGAGGGAGAGGGACTATTATCAACTGGAGAGATTGTGGAAGGATGCCCCCCAACTCAATTGGGACGAATCCCTGAAGAAAAAACGTCCAAAGTCCACCACTTAA